A DNA window from Naumovozyma dairenensis CBS 421 chromosome 7, complete genome contains the following coding sequences:
- the RAD34 gene encoding Rad34p (similar to Saccharomyces cerevisiae RAD34 (YDR314C); ancestral locus Anc_5.340) encodes MGERPKIINGIDDIRIMAKNKKTNRDILVIFFMIILKNILPKECKLSLCFALPTPDYGIMGSKLHWQMRTGTGQVPNRFDTDLLKPNFWIELVLPYATDEIYIMDPVVLIGEKEMVKKYKRSEPVLNLYPTWSFKTTVNQVFKYVVSIDSVTGLLQDVSARYVPNLCYAYFDNSVWSPYLQSKNYCAFIFFRKVIDTINRNNKVLPTERDKTFQHNVMHKIAMNNYTLPKTLADVKRSNNFIIPSLLKSTEAIQDRASPVGTFHYGQQMKLKEHIYWRKDVQQLKSRQHWAILGRSVKSDVKPLKQKKYIPMKNRKRPKLEMYEIKELYSFEQTINTPKYPSHYRDQDGKFSKITDPRYYKNKFNHIEIYSEDIKPDGFKLISLNEPTDIKGSIHRFNRVQRKNSKDIIYYLDVVSGFDFKQKKGSAVPVVESILVNENDYEKIQVFLEKRQELTSLQLWDTLIRKAQLKETLNIRYGHISQKPYDE; translated from the coding sequence ATGGGGGAAAGACCtaaaattatcaatggAATCGACGATATAAGAATTATGgctaaaaataaaaagacTAACAGAGATATTTTGGTTATCTTTTTCatgataattttaaaaaacaTCTTGCCAAAGGAATGTAAATTATCTTTATGCTTTGCCTTGCCAACACCTGATTATGGAATCATGGGCTCTAAATTACATTGGCAAATGAGGACTGGTACAGGTCAAGTACCTAATCGTTTCGATACAGATTTATTGAAACCCAATTTTTGGATTGAATTGGTTTTACCATATGCCACCGATGAAATATACATTATGGACCCTGTGGTACTTATTGGAGAGAAAGAAATGGTTAAGAAATATAAGAGGTCAGAACCAGTCCTAAACTTGTACCCTACTTGGAGTTTCAAAACAACAGTAAATcaagttttcaaatatgTTGTTAGTATTGATTCTGTGACAGGTCTTCTACAAGATGTCTCAGCAAGATATGTCCCGAATTTATGTTATGcttattttgataattccGTATGGTCTCCATACTTGCAATCGAAAAATTATTGTgcattcattttttttaggAAGGTCATCGATACaataaatagaaataaCAAAGTACTTCCAACAGAGCGAGACAAAACGTTTCAACATAACGTAATGCATAAAATTGCAATGAATAACTATACTCTTCCCAAAACTTTAGCAGACGTAAAAAgatcaaataatttcatcataCCTAGCCTATTGAAAAGCACAGAAGCTATTCAAGACCGAGCAAGCCCTGTTGGAACATTTCATTACGGTCAGCAAATGAAACTAAAGGAGCATATCTATTGGAGAAAAGATGTACAACAATTAAAAAGCAGACAACATTGGGCTATCCTAGGAAGATCTGTAAAATCTGATGTGAAACCTTTGAAACAGAAAAAGTATATCCCCATGAAAAATAGAAAACGACCAAAACTTGAGATGTATGAAATAAAAGAACTGTACTCTTTTGaacaaacaataaataCCCCGAAATACCCTAGCCACTATCGCGATCAAGATGGTAAATTCTCTAAAATTACTGACCCAAGATATTACAAGAACAAGTTTAAtcatattgaaatatattcgGAGGACATTAAACCGGATGGTTTCAAActcatttcattaaatgagCCAACCGATATTAAGGGGAGTATTCATAGGTTTAATAGGGTGCAGAGGAAAAACAGCAAAgacattatatattatttggatGTAGTTAGTGGGTTCGATTTTAAACAGAAAAAAGGGTCTGCTGTTCCCGTAGTTGAAAGTATATTAGTCAACGAGAATgattatgaaaaaatacaggtttttttggaaaaaagGCAAGAGTTAACTAGTCTTCAGCTATGGGATACCTTAATTAGGAAAGCTCAACTAAAAGAAACGTTGAACATAAGGTATGGTCATATTTCCCAAAAACCGTATgatgaataa
- the NDAI0G02310 gene encoding uncharacterized protein — translation MYKYFSNLTRFTQKKNMKLDSLKQEQPFLADDSVGTLLLPKDKFSFWITYAFSEHMHQLASKIWGGLAILLAVLTITFGILGNDISIAFFIFSLFSLLFFLILFAVNCERDHKLYKLNSHNKMKLLMDIIENKPNASVQSWDIIARHMNKYLYLEGYYNTPNFFYDGNEVYYWFRRFVLEARMAPQQNIATTTQNSSSVADSKDGVKELDPNIASGTSPELAVLQASRIAASNLADRTELGKYEIVALQVYEESVAEYWANEYPVAFERVENFVDTTNTGTSKQDTTAEYADMV, via the coding sequence ATGTACAAGTACTTCAGCAATTTGACGAGGTTCAcccaaaaaaaaaatatgaaactAGATAGCTTGAAGCAAGAACAACCCTTCTTAGCTGACGATTCTGTAGGAACTCTTTTACTCCCTAAAGATAAGTTTTCGTTCTGGATTACTTATGCATTCAGTGAACACATGCATCAACTTGCATCTAAGATTTGGGGAGGTCTTGCTATTTTGTTAGCCGTTCTTACAATTACCTTTGGAATTCTAGGTAATGATATATCGATAgcattctttattttctcgttgttttctcttcttttcttccttaTACTATTTGCCGTAAACTGTGAAAGGGACCACAAATTGTACAAGTTAAATTCTCACAATAAAATGAAGCTTTTGAtggatattattgaaaataaaccGAACGCATCAGTACAAAGTTGGGATATTATCGCACGTCATATGAATAAATACCTCTATTTAGAAGGATATTATAATACTCCAAATTTCTTTTACGATGGTAATGAAGTTTATTACTGGTTTAGAAGGTTTGTGCTTGAAGCTCGAATGGCCCCTCAGCAGAATATTGCAACTACCACGCAGAACTCATCAAGTGTCGCGGATTCTAAAGATGGCGTAAAGGAACTAGATCCCAACATTGCTTCGGGAACATCCCCAGAATTAGCTGTACTACAAGCATCACGAATTGCTGCGTCGAATTTGGCTGATCGAACTGAACTTGGGAAATATGAAATAGTAGCTTTACAAGTATATGAAGAATCAGTTGCAGAGTATTGGGCCAATGAATATCCTGTAGCTTTCGAAAGAGTAGAAAATTTCGTGGATACTACAAACACTGGAACGTCTAAACAAGATACCACGGCAGAATATGCAGATATGGTTTAG
- the MAS1 gene encoding mitochondrial processing peptidase (similar to Saccharomyces cerevisiae MAS1 (YLR163C); ancestral locus Anc_8.376) — protein MFSQTLKNVRSSTIIKRFLKQAATPSTRTSVLPNGLTVATEWMPNTSSATVGIFVDAGSRAENEKNNGTAHFLEHLAFKGTKNRSQKGIELEIENIGSHLNAYTSRENTVYYAKSLKEDIPKAVDILSDILTRSVLDPEAIERERDVIIRESEEVDKMYDEVVFDHLHEVTYKDQPLGRTILGPIKNIQSITRDDLSKYITDNYKGDRMVLAGAGAVDHEKLVEYAQRCFGHLGKSTSPVPLGSPRGPLPVFNRGERLIEEKTLPTTHIAISLEGVSWSAPDYFIGLATQAIIGNWDRALGAGTNSPSPLAVAASNKGILANSYMSFSTSYADSGLWGMYLVLDSKEHDAKKIIDEIIKEWRRIKSGNISDVEVNRAKAQLKAALLLSLDGTTAIVEDMGRQFVTTGKRLSPEEVFEKVNQITKDDIVKWANYRLQDKPVSMVALGNIKTVPGISYIEEKLNK, from the coding sequence ATGTTTTCTCAAACTTTAAAGAACGTGAGATCTTCCACGATCATTAAAAGGTTTCTAAAACAAGCAGCTACTCCGTCAACAAGAACATCGGTCTTACCAAATGGTCTAACAGTCGCCACTGAATGGATGCCCAACACTTCATCTGCTACAGTGGGTATCTTCGTGGATGCCGGTTCCAGGGCAGAGAATGAGAAAAACAACGGGACAGCACATTTCCTCGAACACTTGGCTTTCAAGGGGACCAAAAATAGGTCACAAAAGGGTATTGAGTTAGAAATTGAGAATATTGGATCTCATTTAAACGCATATACCTCTAGAGAAAATACAGTTTATTACGCgaaatcattgaaagaaGACATTCCAAAAGCTGTGGATATCTTGAGCGATATCTTAACGAGATCTGTCCTCGATCCAGAAGCCATTGAAAGAGAACGTGATGTCATTATTAGAGAAAGTGAAGAAGTGGATAAAATGTATGATGAAGTCGTGTTCGATCATCTTCATGAAGTAACATATAAGGATCAACCATTAGGTAGAACCATCTTGGGTccaatcaaaaatatacaatCTATCACTAGAGATGATTTAAGCAAATATATTACGGATAATTATAAAGGTGATAGAATGGTATTGGCCGGAGCAGGCGCTGTGGATCATGAGAAGTTAGTGGAATATGCACAAAGATGTTTTGGACACTTGGGAAAATCCACTTCACCAGTACCCTTAGGCTCTCCTAGAGGTCCATTGCCCGTGTTTAACAGAGGAGAAAgattaattgaagaaaaaactTTACCAACAACACATATTGCCATTTCATTAGAGGGTGTTTCTTGGTCAGCTCCTGATTATTTCATTGGTCTCGCAACACAAGCAATAATTGGTAATTGGGATAGAGCCCTAGGTGCCGGAACAAATTCTCCATCTCCATTGGCCGTGGCAGCTTCCAATAAGGGAATATTGGCAAATTCATATATGTCCTTTTCCACATCATATGCTGATTCTGGGTTATGGGGTATGTATTTAGTTTTGGACTCGAAAGAGCATGATGCTAAGAAAATCATagatgaaataataaaagaatgGCGTAGAATCAAATCTGGTAACATCTCAGATGTTGAAGTAAATAGAGCTAAGGCACAATTGAAAGCTGCCTTATTGTTATCCTTGGATGGGACCACAGCAATTGTTGAAGATATGGGAAGACAATTTGTCACGACAGGGAAAAGACTATCCCCTGAAGAAGTTTTCGAAAAGGTTAATCAAATTACAAAAGATGATATTGTCAAATGGGCAAATTATAGATTGCAAGATAAACCAGTCTCTATGGTAGCGTTAGGTAATATCAAGACTGTGCCAGGAATATCATacattgaagaaaaattgaataaataa